Within Inmirania thermothiophila, the genomic segment CCTTCAGCAGCGAGCGGTTCATGGCCCGGCACATGATGTAGGAGAGGATGGCGCCCGAGAAGCCCACCAGGGCGCCGGTGATCACCAGCAGGTGGTTGCCGAGGGTGAAGCCGGTGGCCGCCGCCGCCCACCCCGAATAGGAGTTGAGCATGGAGACGATGACGGGCATGTCGGCGCCGCCGATGGGGGTGATGAGGAGGACGCCGAGGGCGAAGGCGAGCAGCGTCCCGGTCAGCAGCGGCGCCAGCCCGGGCGCGGCGAGGAAGGCGATGCCGGCGAGCAGGGCGCCGGCGGCGAGGGCGGCGTTGATCGCGTGCTGGCCGGTGAAGCGCAGCGGCTTCGAGGGCAGCAGCGCATGGAGCTTGCCGAAGGCCACCAGGGAGCCGGTGAAGGTCACCGCGCCGATGACGGCGCCGAGGTAGATCTCGGTCAGCAGCACGCCGCCCGTCCCGCCCGTGGCGCGGTGGGTGAGGAAGGTGCCGGCCGCGACCAGCACCGCCGCAAGCCCCACGAAGCTGTGCAGCAGCGCGACGAGCTGCGGCATCGCCGTCATCGGGATGCGGCGCGCCAGCGGGATCCCGATCGCGGCGCCGCCGACGACGCCGGCGAGCATGGGGCCGTAGCTTCGGACCTGCGGCAGGAGCGCGGTGGCGGCGATCCCGATGGCCATCCCCGCCATGGCGAGGAGATTGCCGCGGCGGGCCGTCGCCGGATGGGTGAGGCCCTTGATGCCGAGGATGAAGAGCGAGCCCGCCACCAGGTAGGCGAGGGCGTAGAGGTCTTGCGCATGCATCGCCGTCAGCCCCCGTCGCGGCCGCGGAACATGCGCAGCATGCGCTCGGTCACCGCGAAGCCGCCGAAGATGTTGATGGAGGCGAGCAGGGTGGCAAGGAAGCCGAGCCAGGCCGCCCCGGGGGCGCCGTCGCCGAAGCCGCCGACGAGCATGGCGCCGACGATCACCACGCCGGAGATGGCGTTGGTGAGGGAGATGAGCGGCGTGTGCAGGGCCGGGGTGACGCCCCAGATCACCCAGTAGCCGATGAAGCAGGAGAGCACGAAGACGTAGAGGGTCTCCATGGGTGCAGACATGGCGGGACCTCCGCGATGGGCGCTAGGACGTGGGGGCGTGCCGGATGTCGCCCTCGTGCACGACGAGGGCGGCATCGACGATGGCGTCGCCGGTGTCGAGGACCAGGCTCGCGTCGCCGTCCTCCCGGTGCAGCAGCAGCCCCATGAGGTTGGCGACGTTGCGGGCGTAGAACTGGCTTGCGTCGGTGGCGAGCCGCGCCGGCAGGTTCGTGGGGCCGAGGATGGTGACGTCGCCCACGCGCACGATCTCGTCGGCGCGCGTCAGCTCGCAGTTGCCGCCGCTCGCCGCCGCGAGGTCCACGATCACGGCCCCCCGGCGCATGCGCTCGACGGTCTTGGCCTCGATGAGCAGCGGGGCGCGCCGGCCGGGTACGAGGGCGGTGCTGATCACCACGTCGGCGTCGAGCAGGCGCTCGCCGAGGGCGTCGCGCAGCCGCTGCTGGCTGTCGGCGGAGAGCTCGCGGGCGTAGCCCCCCTCGCCGTGGGCGTCCTCCTCCAGGCGGATGTCGATGAAGGAGGCCCCCAGGGACTGCACCTGTTCGGCGACCTCGGGGCGCACGTCGAAGGCCTCCACCACCGCCCCGAGCCGGCGCGCGGTGGCGATGGCCTGCAGGCCGGCCACACCCGCCCCCAGCACCACCACCCGCGCCGGGCGGGCCGAGCCGGCGGCGGTCATCATCATCGGGAAGAAGCGCTGGAGGGCCGCGGCGGCCTCGATCACCGCCCGGTAGCCGGCGATGTTGGCCTGCGAGGAGAGGGCGTCCATGCCCTGGGCGCGGGTGATGCGGGGGATGCGCTCCATGGCGATGGCGCTCGCCCGCAGCGCCGCGAGGCGCTCGAACAGCCCCTCGTCGCGGTGCGGCTCCAGCAGCCCGACCACCAGCACGCCCTCGGCCGCGCCCTCCAGCTCGGCCAGCGCCGGTCGCCGCACCTTGCACACCACGGGGCAGGACCACACGGCGGCGGCGTCCGCGACGCGGGCCCCGGCCGCCTCGTAGTCGGCGTCGCGGAAGCCGGCGGCCTCGCCGGCGCCGGCCTCCACCACCACCTCGACGCCCTCGCCGAGGAGCCGGCGAAGGCTGTCCGGGGTGGCGGCGACGCGGGTCTCCCCCGCCGCCGTCTCCTTCGGAATCCCGATGCTCAGCAAGACCGCACCTCCTCCCGTTGCGGGCCCCCGGCCGCCGGCGCCCCCGCGGCCGCAGGGCGGCCGCACCCAAGGCCGGTGTGCCGGCCCGCAGGATCGTCTCGGCGGGTTGCGCGCTGGATCCCGCAGCGGTCGCCGGCGGACGCGCGGGTGCCCATCGACTCTTCTGCTGCAGGGATCAGGAAGTCTAATGGGCGGCCGCCCGGGGCTGCCAATAACGTTTTGTTAGACAGGGGCCATGTATCCCCTATGGGAGGACACCGATCTCCCGATCGGGCGGGTGGCCGGGTGCGTCCTCCCGGTCCAGGGGGAGGGTGACGCGGAAGCGGGTGTCCCCGGCCTCGCTGGTGACCTGGATCTCCCCGCCGAGGCCGTCGACGATCTGGTAGGTGACCCAGAGGCCGAGCCCGCGCCCGCCGGCCTTGGTGGTGGCGAAGGGCTCGAACAGCCGCGGCAGGGCCTCGGCGGGGATCGGGGGGCCGTCGTTGCAGACCTCGAGCCGGACGAGGCCGCCCTCGATCGAGGCGCGGACGCCCACGCGGCCGCCCTCGGGGGCGGCCTGGACGGCGTTCAGCAGGAGGTTGATGAGGACCTGGCGGACCAGGCTCGCGGGCAGGCGGGTGCGCTCGGGGATGCGGTTGTCCCACGCGAGGGTGATGCCGCGGCGGCCCGCCTCCGGGGCCACCAGCCGGCGCACGTCCTCGATGTCCTCCCGGGTCAGGGGGTGGGGGTCGGGACGCGCCTCCACCAGGAGCGCGGCCACGGTCTCGCGGATCTGGTGCAGGCCGCGCTCGAGCAGGGAGACGGTGCGCTGGGTGAGGGGGTCGTCGCAGCCATGGCGGCGCAGGGTGCTCACGGCGTTGAGCAGCCCGCCGAGGGGGTTGTTGATCTCGTGGGCGATGCCGGCGGTGAAGCGGCCGATGGCGGCGAGCCGCTCGGCCACCACCATCTGCTGTTCCAGGCGCTGCTTCTCGCGCAGCTCCGCCACCATGCGCTCGAACTGGACCGCGAGCTGGCCGATCTCGTCCCCCGCCGCGGGCAGCTCCAGCTCCACCCGCTCCGGCACCTCGCGGCCCACCGCGCGCATGGCGCGCGCCAGGCGCACCAGCGGCTCGGCGTACTGGGCCCCCCAGTAGGCGCCCAGCGGCAGCAGGAAGACCACCGCAAGCAGGGTCGCGGCGACGGCGCGGCCGCCGAAGCCGAGGATGCGCTGGCGGAAGATCTCGCGCGGGTAGGACATCACCAGCGTCCCCAGGAGGACGCCGTCGGAGACGATGGGCACGGTGACGTGGAAGCCCTGACCCGAGGGGGGGGTGAAGGTCTGCTCGGTGCCGGTGCGCGCGGCGGCGACGAGGTCGCGCACGGCGGCGTACTCGGGGCCGTCCTCGCCGGGGTCGCTCTGCATCGGGAAGCGCCGCGGCTCGGTGGAGACGTAGACCCGGGCCATGGGGTCGAGGATCATCAGCAGGTCCGGCCGCAGTCCGCCGCGGGCGTGGGCCTCGGGAAGGGCCGAGGCGATGATCTCGTAGGCCTTCCAGACGTCGTCGTGCAGCAGCGCCGGGGTGAGGGTGCGGGCCAGCAGGCGGCCGGTGGCGGTGGCGGTGGCGGTGAGGTCGGCGCGCAGGTCCTGCGCCGCGCGCACGAGCAGGGCGCTGGTCACCACCAGCGCGGTGACGAGGATGAGGACGGTGGTGCGCAGCGGCACCTTGTAGCGCAGGCTGAGATCCCGCAGGGTCATGGCGTCAGGGGGCGACGGCGAGCATCATGGCGCGGATGTCGGCGAAGAGGGTGTCGTCGCCCGGGGTGAAGCCGTCCAGATTGAGCCGCGCGAGGATCTGCCGGCCCTCGGGGTCGCGCGCCATCCCCACCAGCACCCGCCGCAGGGCCGCCACCGTCGCCTCGTCCGCGTCGGCACGGGCGACGATGGGCGGGAAGCCGAACTTGCGCGAGCGCTCCACCACCCGGGTGCGCGCGGTGAGCTGCGGCTCGGTGCGCGCGAGGCTCTCCCAGATGTAGCCGTCGACGGCGCCGCCGTCGGCGAGGCCCACCGCCACCGCCTCCACCACCTTGCGGTGGGCCCAGGTGAAGAAGGTGCGGCGGAAGAAGCGGGCCGGATCCCGCCCGAGCGTGCGCAGGCGGTACTGGGGCACGAGGAAGCCGGAGTTGGAGTCCGGGTCCGAGTAGGCGAAGACCCTGCCATTGAGGTCGAGGATGGAGCGCGTGTCGGTGTCGGAGGCGGGCACGATGAGATAGGACTGGTAGAGGGGCTCGCCGCGATAGAGGGGCACCGCCACCAGCCGCAGGCGCTCGCGGAAGCGCACGTAGGGGAAGCCGCAGAGCCAGGCGGCCTCGGCGCGCCCGGTGACGAGCAGCTCCACCACCTCGCGGTAGGCGGTGCGCTGGACGAACGCCACCGGCCGGCCGAGACGCCGCGCCAGGTAGTCGCGCCACTGCTCCAGAAGCCCCGTGCGGTCGTCGAGGATGACCGCGGTGAGGCCGATGCGCAGCGGCGGCGCCGGCGAGGCGGGGGCGGGGCCCAGCAGGAGCACGAGCCCCAGGATGAACGCGCGCGTCACCGTCTTCATCGGGCCGCCTTTCCCGGGTGTCGGCTCCCGGCCATTGTAGCGCGCTGGCGGTGCGGCGGCGCGCGCCGATAGAATCGGGGGCCACGGCTGGGAGGGGGCATGGCGAGACTGCTGCTCTGGGCGACGCTGCTGCTCTGGGCCGGCGCGGCGCCGGCGGGCGAGGTGCGCCTCGCCGCGGCGGCCGATCTGACCTACGCCCTCGGCGAGATCCTGCCGCGCTTCGAGGTCGCAAGCGGCCACCACGTCCGCCTCAGCCTCGGCTCATCCGGGCGGTTCGCGCGCCAGATCCTGCGGGGGGCCCCGTTCGAGCTCTACATGAGCGCCGACGAGGGCTACGTGCGCCGCCTCGCCGAGGCGGGCCGGACCGAGGGCGAGGGCGCGCTCTATGCGGAGGGGCGCATCGTCCTCTTCGTCCCTGAGGGCTCGCGCATCGGGGAAGTGAGCTCCCTGGAGGGGCTGGGAGCGGCCGCGCGGGACGGCCGCCTGCGCCGGCTCGCCATCGCCAACCCCGCGCACGCCCCCTACGGGCGCGCGGCGGCCGAGGCCCTGCGCGCGGCGGGGGTGTGGGCGGCGGTGGAGCCGCTGCTGGTCCTCGGCGACAACGCCGCCCAGGCGACGCGCTTCGCGGTGGAGGGCGGCGCCGACGCCGGCATCATCCCCCTCTCCATGGCCAGGGCCCCGGCCCTCGCCGGGCGCGGCCGCTGGCGCCTGGTGCCGGCGCGGCTGCACCGCCCGCTGCGCCAGCGCATGGTGCTGATCCGTGGCGCCGGCGCCGCCGCGCGCGCCCTCTATGCCTACCTGCAAGGGGCCGAGGCGCGCGCGGTGCTGGCCCGCTACGGCTTTCTGCTCCCGGGAGGCTGAGTGGACTGGGAGGCCTTCGCCCTCTCCCTGCGCCTGGCCGCATGGACCACCCTCGTGTTGGCGGGGATGGGGCTGGCGACGGCGCGGCTGCTGGCCTGGCGACGCTTCCCCGGGCGCAGCGTGGTGGAGGCCCTGGTGGCCCTGCCCCTGGTGCTGCCGCCGACGGTGCTGGGCTTCTACCTGCTGGCGCTCTTCAGCCCCGAGGCGGTGCTGGGGCGGCTGTTCCTGCGCCTGACCGGCGACACCCTCGCCTTCTCCTTCGCCGGGCTGCTGCTCGCCTCCGTGGTCTACAGCCTGCCCTTCGCGGTGCAGCCCATGCTGCGGGCCTTCGAGGCGGTGCCGGCCGAGATGCGGGAGGCGGCGTGGCTGAGCGGCCTCGGCCGCTGGGCCACCTTCCTGCGCGTGGAGCTGCCCCTGGCCTGGCCCGGGGTGCTGAGCGGCCTCGTCCTCGCCTTCGCCCACACCATGGGCGAGTTCGGCGTGGTCCTCATGGTCGGCGGCAACATCGCCGGCGAGACGCGCACCGTCTCCATCGCCATCTACGACCGCGTCCAGGCCTTCGACGACGCCGCCGCGGCGCGCATGTCGGCGCTGCTGCTGCTCTTCGCGGTGCTCACCATCGGCGCCGTCTTCGCCCTCGAACGGCGCCGCCGGGACCATGCCTGAGGCGGGCCTGGAGGTGGCGGTGCGCGACCGCGGGGCGCGCCGGCTGCTTGCCGAGTTCGCGGCCGCCCCGGGCGAGACCGTGGTCTTCGTCGGCCCCTCCGGCAGCGGCAAGACCACCCTCCTGCGCACCATCGCGGGGCTGCACCGGCCGGCCTCGGGGCGCATCCGCTGCGACGGCGCCACCTGGCTCGACACCGCCGCCGGGGTGGCGCTGCCGCCGCAGCGGCGGCGGGTGGGGATGGTCTTCCAGCACTACGCGCTGCTGCCGCATCTGAGCGCGCGCGACAACGTCGCCCTCGCCCTCGGCCATCTGCCGGCGGCGCAGCGGCGCCGCCGCGCCGAGGCGCTGCTGGAGCGGGTGCACTTGGGCGGCAAGGGCGGGGTGCGGCCGGGGCGGTTGTCCGGGGGCGAGCAGCAGCGCGTGGCCCTGGCGCGGGCGCTCGCGCGCGAGCCGCGGGTGCTGCTCCTCGACGAGCCCTTCTCGGCCGTGGACCAGGTCACGCGGCGCAAGCTGCGGCTGGAGATGGCCGAGATCGTGCGCGGGCTGGCGGTTCCGGTGGTCCTGGTCACCCACGACCTGGAGGAGGCCCACGTCCTGGGGACGCGCCTGTGCGTGCTGCACCACGGCGAGCTGCTGCAGGCGGGGGCGCCGGAGCTGGTGCGGCGTCGCCCGCGGGATGCGCGCGTGGCGCGGCTGCTGGACCTGCGCAACGTCTTCCCGGCCACGGTGGAGGGGCACCGGGAGGCCGACGGGGTGACCGTGCTGCGCTGGGCCGGGGGGCGGCTGGAGGCGCCCCTTGCGCCCCGCTACCGTCCGGGGGAGGCCGTGACCTGGTGCATCCCCCCGGAGCTGGTGCTGCTGCACCGGCGGGACCGGCCCTCCCGCGGCGAGGCGGAGAACCCCTGCCGCGGGCGGGTGGTGGAGGCCCAGGCCATCGGGGGCATGGTCAACGTGCTGATCCGCACCCAGCCCGGCGACGCCCTGGTGCACATGGACCTGCCGCCCCACGTGGTGCGGCGCAACCGGGTGCGGGCGGGCGACGAGGTGGCCTTCAGCCTCCTCGGCGAGGCCATCCACGTGATGCCGCCGGAGCCCGCCTGAGGCGCCTCAGCGCCGGGCGGCGAGGGCGGCGAGGGCGGCGAGGGCGAGGAGGGCGGCGGCGGCGAGGACCACCGCCGGGCCCGCCGGCAGGTCCCAGCGGAAGGCGGCGGCGAGGCCGGCGGCGACGGCGGCGAGCCCCGCGCCGGCGGCGAGCAGCGCCATCTGCTCCGGCGTGCGCGCGTGCAGCGCCGCGGCCGCCGCCGGCATCACCAGCATGGCCGTGACCAGCAGCACCCCCACCGCCTGCATCCCCACCGCCACCGCCAGCGCCACGAGCACGGCGTAGGCGGTCTGGGCGGCGCCCACGCGCATGCCCTCGGCGCGGGCGAGCTCCTCGGAGACGGTGGCGGCGACGAGCGGCCGCCACAGCAGCACCAGGGCCCCGTTGACCGCCAGCGCCGTCGCCCCGATCCAGGCGAGGCCCGCGTCGTCCACCGCCAGGAGGTCGCCGAAGAGATAGCCCAGCAGGTCCAGCCGCAGCCCCTCGAGGGCGCCGATGAGGACGATGCCGGCGGCGAGCGCCGTGTGGGCGAGGATCCCGAGCAGGGTGTCGTCGGCGAGACGTCCGCGCCGGCGCAGGGTGCCGAGGAGCAGCGCCGCGGCGACGAGCACCGCGGCGGCGCCGGCCTGCGGCGCGATCCCGAGGGCGATGCCGGCGGCGACCCCGGGCAGCGCGGTGTGGGCGAGGGCGTCGCCGAAGTAGGCCATGCGCCGCCAGACCACGAAGCAGCCCAGCGGCGCCGTGGCGAGCACGACCCCGGCGCCGGCGGCGAGCGCCCGTGCCAGCAGCTCATCCATGCTCGCAGCGGTCGTGGTGGTGGCTGTAGAGGGCGAGCGCGGCGCTGCCGAAGAGGCGCCCGAAGGCGGGGTCGCGGCTCACCGCCTCGGGGCGGCCCTGGCAGCAGACGTGGCGGTCGAGGCAGAGCACCCGGTCGGTGCCCGCCATCACCAGGTGGAGGTCGTGGGAGACCATCAGCACGGCGCAGCCGGTGCGGTCGCGGGTGCGGCGGATGACCTCGAACAGGGTCTCCTGCCCGGCGAGGTCGATCCCCTGGCTCGGCTCGTCGAGCACCAACAGCTCGGGCCGGCGCGCCAGCACCCGCGCCAGGCCCACCCGCTGCAGCTCCCCGCCCGAGAGCCGGTGCAGGGGCCGGTCCCAGAGGTGGGCCGCCCCCACCTCCGCCAGCGCCGCCCGGGCCGCATCCGCCGGCACCTCGCCGGTGAGCGCGAGGAAGCGCCGCACCGGCAGCGGCAGGCGCGGGTCGAGGGCGAGCCGCTGCGGCTGGTAGCCGACGCGCAGCCCCGGGCGGCGCCAGACGCTGCCGGCGGTCGGCGGCTCGAGGCCGAGGGCGACGCGGACCAGGGTGGTCTTGCCGGCGCCGTTGGGGCCGATGAGGGTGACGATCTCGCCGCGGGCAAGGCGCAGCGACACCGCCTCGAGGCGCGGCCGCCCGCCCGCGCCCGCTACCGAGACCTCGCGCAGCTCCAGCAGCGTCCCGGGGTCAGCCGCCATGGGTGCCGGCGCAGCCGTCGCAGAGCGCCACCACCTCCACCGCGCGGGGCGGGGCGGAGAAGCCGTGGCGGGCCGCGCTCGCCGCCGCGGCGGCGGCGAGCGCCCGGTCCTCGATCTCCTCGGTGCGCCCGCAGGCGGCGCAGACGAGGAAGCCGCCGGCGTGGGGTCCGCCGCGCGGGCAGCCGAGCCAGGCGTTGCGGCTCGCGATGCGGTGGACGAGGCCCAGCCCCTGCAGGAACTCGAGGGCGCGGTAGACCGTCGGGGGCGCGGCGCGGCGCCCCTCGGCGCGCAGGCCGTCGAGGATCTCGTAGGCGCCCACCGGGCGGTGGCCGCGCCAGACGAGCTCGAGCACGCGGCGGCGAAGCGGCGTCAGGCGCGCGCCGCTGCGGCGGCAGGCCGCTTCGGCGCGGGTCACCGCCTCCTCGATGCAGCGTCCGTGATCGGTGCAGCCGTTCCCCACGGCGAGCGCCCTCGGTTCCCTCGCCCCCGCCCCGGAACCCGCGGTGGGCCCTGATGCAGCAATGTTATAACATAACGTGCCATGCTGCGCCCGGGCCTCGCCGTGCTGCTCCTGCTCCTCGCCGCTGCGGCGGGTGCGGCGCCGCGCGTCGTGGCGACGGTGCCGCCGGCGGCGGCGGTCGCGGCCGCAGTCACCGACGGCGCGGCGTCCCTGCGGCTGCTCCTGCCCGGGGGGCAGTCGCCCCACGGTGCGGCGCTGCGGCCCTCGGCCGCGCGCGCCCTCGCCGAGGCCGACCTCGTGGTCTGGGTGGGGCCGACCCTGGAGTCGGGGCTTGCCCGCGCCGTCGCCGCGCTGCCGGCGCAGCGGGTCCTGACCTGGACGGCGCTCGCGGGGGTGCGGCTTCGCGGCGGCGAGGCCGGCCCCCAGGGGGTGGACCCGCACCTGTGGCTGGATCCGGCCAACGCGGCGGTGCTGGCGCAGGCGCTGGCGGAGCGGCTCGCGGCGCTGGATCCGGCCGCGGCGGAGCGCTACCGCGCCCGGGCCGCGCGCTTCGCCGCGGATCTCGCGGCCTTGGAGGGGGCGATGGCGCGGCGGCTCGCGCCCCTGCGGGGGCGGGGGCTGGTGGTCTACCATGACGCCCTGGGCTACCTCACCGCCCGCTTCGGACTGCGGGTGGTGGCGACGGTGGCACCCGATCCGGAGCGGCTTCCGGGGGCGCGGCACGTGGGCGAGCTGCGGGCGCGCATCGCCCGCGGCGAGGTGGCGTGCGTGGTGCGCGAGCCCCAGTTCCCCCCGCGGCTGCTGGCGCGGCTGGTGGCGGGGACGCGGGTGCCGGTGGTGGCGGTGGACGTCGTCGGGGCGGGGCTGCGGCCCGGCCCCGAGGCGTACCGGCGGCTCCTCGAGGGGGTGGTGGCAGGGCTCGAGGGATGCCTCGGCGGCTGATGCGGCGGGCGGCGCTGCTGATGGCGCTGGCGGTCCTCGCGGCCGGCTGCCAGCGGCAGCCGCCGCCGCTCGTGCGCGAGCGCCTGGTGGTCTTCGGCACCTACGTCGACTTCACCATCGCCGGGGTCGAGGAGGCGCGCGCGCGGGAGGCCATCGCCCGCATCGGGCAGGACTTCCAGCGCTTCGACCGCGAGTGGCACCCGTGGCGGCCGGGCGCGCTGGTGGCGCTCAACCGGGCGCTGGCCGAGGGCCGGCGCGCCTGCCCGCCGCGGGAGCTCGCCGAGCTGGTGCGCCTGAGCCAGCGGGCCTACGCCGCGAGCGGCGGGCTGTTCAACCCGGCCATCGGCCGGCTGATCGAGCTCTGGGGCTTCCACAGCGACGAGCCGCTCACGGGCAGGCCGCCGCCCCCGGCCGAGCGCATCCGCGCCCTGGTGGCGGCCGACCCGGGCATGGACGACGTCACGGTGGACGCCGCCGGCTGCGTCAGCAGCCGCAACCCGGCGGTGTCGCTGGACTTCGGGGGCATCGCCAAGGGCTACGCCGTCGATCTGGCGGTGGCCCGCCTGCGCGAGCTGGGCATCGCCGACGCCATCGTCAACGCCGGCGGGGACCTGCGCGCCATCGGCTCGCGCAACGGCGCGCCGTGGCGCATCGGCATCCGCCACCCCCAGGGGCGGGGCGTGCTCGCCGCGCTGGAGGTGAGCGGGGACGAGAGCGTCTACACCTCCGGCAACTACGAGCGCTTCAACGTCCACGAGGGCGTGCGCTACGCCCACATCCTCGATCCGCGCACCGGGTGGCCGGTGCAGGGCGTCACCTCGGCCACGGTGCTGCACCACGACGGCGCCTGGGCCGATGCGGCCGCCACCGCGCTGGTGGTGGCGGGGGTGGCGCGCTGGCACGAGGTCGCCGCGGCCATGGGCGCCTCCGGGGCCCTGCTCGTGGACGAGGCCGGGGTGCTCTACATGGACCCGGTGATGCGCGCCCGGCTGCGTATCGAGACCTCGCCCCCGCCGCGGGTCGTTCTCGCGCCGCCGCTCGGCGGCGGTTGAGGGCGCCCCGGCTGGCGCAGGCCCGCGCCGTCCGCTAGACTATGCTGCACTGCACCATCCGGACGGAGACACCCCCATGGAAGCACGGAAGGAGAACCGCGCCATCGCCGCCTGCGGCGCCGCGCCGCAGCCCGACCCCTACGGCATCGCCCGTTCCCTGACGCGGGCGCAGCAGGCGTGGCTGGAGCACCCGCAGGCCCTGTGGGGCGAGCTGCTGCGGCTGCAGGGGGGGATGGCGGCGGTGGCGGCCCAGGTCGGGGCACGCTGGTTCGGCCTGCCGATGCCCGACGTCGAGGTCCCGGTGGCCGAGGACGAGCGCTTCCAGGACCCGGTCTGGAGCGCCCACCCCGGGTGGGACGCGCTCAAGGAGCAGTATCTCCTCCTGAGCCGCTGGCTGGTGGACCTCGCTTACGGCGCGCCCGGCCTCGACGAGCAAGAGCGGCGCCGCGCCGGGTTCTGGACGCGGCAGTATGTGGATGCGCTCGCGCCCACCAACTTCCTCTGGGGCAATCCGGTGGCGCTGCTGCGCGCCCTCCAG encodes:
- a CDS encoding NAD(P)(+) transhydrogenase (Re/Si-specific) subunit beta gives rise to the protein MHAQDLYALAYLVAGSLFILGIKGLTHPATARRGNLLAMAGMAIGIAATALLPQVRSYGPMLAGVVGGAAIGIPLARRIPMTAMPQLVALLHSFVGLAAVLVAAGTFLTHRATGGTGGVLLTEIYLGAVIGAVTFTGSLVAFGKLHALLPSKPLRFTGQHAINAALAAGALLAGIAFLAAPGLAPLLTGTLLAFALGVLLITPIGGADMPVIVSMLNSYSGWAAAATGFTLGNHLLVITGALVGFSGAILSYIMCRAMNRSLLKVLFGGVGSGGTSAVAQAAERGAKVAAPEDAAFLMANAAKVIIVPGYGMAVAQAQHAVKELTEALGERGVTVKFAIHPVAGRMPGHMNVLLAEAEIPYDQVFEMEAINPEFATADVALVVGANDVVNPAARHDASSPIYGMPVLEAHRARHVFVIKRSLKPGYSGVDNPLFYEENCSLVLGDAKEVCERIAQDVRAL
- a CDS encoding proton-translocating transhydrogenase family protein is translated as MSAPMETLYVFVLSCFIGYWVIWGVTPALHTPLISLTNAISGVVIVGAMLVGGFGDGAPGAAWLGFLATLLASINIFGGFAVTERMLRMFRGRDGG
- a CDS encoding Re/Si-specific NAD(P)(+) transhydrogenase subunit alpha, which translates into the protein MLSIGIPKETAAGETRVAATPDSLRRLLGEGVEVVVEAGAGEAAGFRDADYEAAGARVADAAAVWSCPVVCKVRRPALAELEGAAEGVLVVGLLEPHRDEGLFERLAALRASAIAMERIPRITRAQGMDALSSQANIAGYRAVIEAAAALQRFFPMMMTAAGSARPARVVVLGAGVAGLQAIATARRLGAVVEAFDVRPEVAEQVQSLGASFIDIRLEEDAHGEGGYARELSADSQQRLRDALGERLLDADVVISTALVPGRRAPLLIEAKTVERMRRGAVIVDLAAASGGNCELTRADEIVRVGDVTILGPTNLPARLATDASQFYARNVANLMGLLLHREDGDASLVLDTGDAIVDAALVVHEGDIRHAPTS
- a CDS encoding sensor histidine kinase, with the protein product MTLRDLSLRYKVPLRTTVLILVTALVVTSALLVRAAQDLRADLTATATATGRLLARTLTPALLHDDVWKAYEIIASALPEAHARGGLRPDLLMILDPMARVYVSTEPRRFPMQSDPGEDGPEYAAVRDLVAAARTGTEQTFTPPSGQGFHVTVPIVSDGVLLGTLVMSYPREIFRQRILGFGGRAVAATLLAVVFLLPLGAYWGAQYAEPLVRLARAMRAVGREVPERVELELPAAGDEIGQLAVQFERMVAELREKQRLEQQMVVAERLAAIGRFTAGIAHEINNPLGGLLNAVSTLRRHGCDDPLTQRTVSLLERGLHQIRETVAALLVEARPDPHPLTREDIEDVRRLVAPEAGRRGITLAWDNRIPERTRLPASLVRQVLINLLLNAVQAAPEGGRVGVRASIEGGLVRLEVCNDGPPIPAEALPRLFEPFATTKAGGRGLGLWVTYQIVDGLGGEIQVTSEAGDTRFRVTLPLDREDAPGHPPDREIGVLP
- a CDS encoding PhnD/SsuA/transferrin family substrate-binding protein, which encodes MKTVTRAFILGLVLLLGPAPASPAPPLRIGLTAVILDDRTGLLEQWRDYLARRLGRPVAFVQRTAYREVVELLVTGRAEAAWLCGFPYVRFRERLRLVAVPLYRGEPLYQSYLIVPASDTDTRSILDLNGRVFAYSDPDSNSGFLVPQYRLRTLGRDPARFFRRTFFTWAHRKVVEAVAVGLADGGAVDGYIWESLARTEPQLTARTRVVERSRKFGFPPIVARADADEATVAALRRVLVGMARDPEGRQILARLNLDGFTPGDDTLFADIRAMMLAVAP
- the modA gene encoding molybdate ABC transporter substrate-binding protein: MARLLLWATLLLWAGAAPAGEVRLAAAADLTYALGEILPRFEVASGHHVRLSLGSSGRFARQILRGAPFELYMSADEGYVRRLAEAGRTEGEGALYAEGRIVLFVPEGSRIGEVSSLEGLGAAARDGRLRRLAIANPAHAPYGRAAAEALRAAGVWAAVEPLLVLGDNAAQATRFAVEGGADAGIIPLSMARAPALAGRGRWRLVPARLHRPLRQRMVLIRGAGAAARALYAYLQGAEARAVLARYGFLLPGG
- the modB gene encoding molybdate ABC transporter permease subunit is translated as MDWEAFALSLRLAAWTTLVLAGMGLATARLLAWRRFPGRSVVEALVALPLVLPPTVLGFYLLALFSPEAVLGRLFLRLTGDTLAFSFAGLLLASVVYSLPFAVQPMLRAFEAVPAEMREAAWLSGLGRWATFLRVELPLAWPGVLSGLVLAFAHTMGEFGVVLMVGGNIAGETRTVSIAIYDRVQAFDDAAAARMSALLLLFAVLTIGAVFALERRRRDHA
- a CDS encoding ABC transporter ATP-binding protein, with the protein product MPEAGLEVAVRDRGARRLLAEFAAAPGETVVFVGPSGSGKTTLLRTIAGLHRPASGRIRCDGATWLDTAAGVALPPQRRRVGMVFQHYALLPHLSARDNVALALGHLPAAQRRRRAEALLERVHLGGKGGVRPGRLSGGEQQRVALARALAREPRVLLLDEPFSAVDQVTRRKLRLEMAEIVRGLAVPVVLVTHDLEEAHVLGTRLCVLHHGELLQAGAPELVRRRPRDARVARLLDLRNVFPATVEGHREADGVTVLRWAGGRLEAPLAPRYRPGEAVTWCIPPELVLLHRRDRPSRGEAENPCRGRVVEAQAIGGMVNVLIRTQPGDALVHMDLPPHVVRRNRVRAGDEVAFSLLGEAIHVMPPEPA
- a CDS encoding metal ABC transporter permease encodes the protein MDELLARALAAGAGVVLATAPLGCFVVWRRMAYFGDALAHTALPGVAAGIALGIAPQAGAAAVLVAAALLLGTLRRRGRLADDTLLGILAHTALAAGIVLIGALEGLRLDLLGYLFGDLLAVDDAGLAWIGATALAVNGALVLLWRPLVAATVSEELARAEGMRVGAAQTAYAVLVALAVAVGMQAVGVLLVTAMLVMPAAAAALHARTPEQMALLAAGAGLAAVAAGLAAAFRWDLPAGPAVVLAAAALLALAALAALAARR
- a CDS encoding ATP-binding cassette domain-containing protein, producing MAADPGTLLELREVSVAGAGGRPRLEAVSLRLARGEIVTLIGPNGAGKTTLVRVALGLEPPTAGSVWRRPGLRVGYQPQRLALDPRLPLPVRRFLALTGEVPADAARAALAEVGAAHLWDRPLHRLSGGELQRVGLARVLARRPELLVLDEPSQGIDLAGQETLFEVIRRTRDRTGCAVLMVSHDLHLVMAGTDRVLCLDRHVCCQGRPEAVSRDPAFGRLFGSAALALYSHHHDRCEHG
- a CDS encoding Fur family transcriptional regulator — protein: MGNGCTDHGRCIEEAVTRAEAACRRSGARLTPLRRRVLELVWRGHRPVGAYEILDGLRAEGRRAAPPTVYRALEFLQGLGLVHRIASRNAWLGCPRGGPHAGGFLVCAACGRTEEIEDRALAAAAAASAARHGFSAPPRAVEVVALCDGCAGTHGG